The Calliphora vicina chromosome 3, idCalVici1.1, whole genome shotgun sequence genome contains a region encoding:
- the LOC135954876 gene encoding RIB43A-like with coiled-coils protein 2, which produces MAMNMGIMTQSDLNEAAKLEKRKQYEEERKKRIFNAKQRLYGLDLDTLERQIADKSKQQQIETEYERRYEQQADMMQKVVHNKELELEKRKRVVESDINFYRCRFQRKEQRREFDLNDPDSIKKSQPVRLADDDFSLGISSAQIFNGEDLGQRERQQKQREQQRAWLDQQILERKRAEESRLQADKVLQESIQSRDKRLEDMANSERKVRHQIVDSIRQYNCQMAKQKHQESLRKKQEKTEDDMAEIYNMLTSDILTENPDVAQSKTNPNKKIAFMYRGMTPEELEMFRKDQQQQMIDRKKQKTEQQLMDKQWEQYALNMDRELQLKDMEMQRKKQSEFEKVLEINDKLAKEQKHQKDLCNRVLNKNAVSKEFYNQFNRSSR; this is translated from the exons ATGGCTATGAATATGGGTATTATGACTCAGTCAGATTTAAATGAAGCTGCTAAATTGGAGAAACGCAAACAGTATGAAGAGGAACGTAAAAAACGGATATTCAATGCCAAGCAACGTTTATATGGG ctcGACTTGGATACTTTGGAACGCCAAATAGCTGACAAATCGAAACAGCAACAAATTGAGACCGAGTACGAACGTCGCTATGAGCAACAGGCCGATATGATGCAAAAGGTGGTGCACAACAAAGAATTGGAATTGGAGAAACGCAAACGTGTGGTGGAAAGCGACATTAACTTCTATCGTTGCCGCTTTCAACGCAAAGAACAAAGACGTGAATTTGATCTTAATGATCCTGattctattaaaaaatcccAACCGGTACGCCTAGCAGATGACGATTTTAGCTTAGGCATTTCCTCGGCTCAAATTTTCAATGGTGAAGATTTGGGTCAGCGTGAACGTCAGCAAAAACAGCGAGAACAACAAAGAGCCTGGTTAGATCAACAGATATTGGAGAGAAAACGTGCCGAAGAGTCTCGATTGCAGGCCGATAAAGTGCTACAAGAATCCATACAATCACGTGATAAACGTTTAGAAGATATGGCCAATTCTGAGCGTAAAGTACGCCATCAAATTGTGGATTCCATAAGGCAATACAATTGCCAAATGGCCAAACAAAAACACCAAGAATCTTTGCGCAAAAAACAGGAGAAAACTGAAGATGACATGGCGGAAATTTACAATATGTTGACTAGTGATATTCTAACGGAAAATCCAGATGTGGCCCAATCTAAAACAAATCCCAATAAGAAAATTGCCTTCATGTATCGAGGCATGACGCCCGAAGAATTGGAAATGTTTCGTAAAGATCAGCAGCAGCAAATGATCGATCGCAAGAAACAAAAAACGGAACAGCAGTTGATGGATAAACAGTGGGAACAGTATGCATTGAATATGGATCGAGAATTGCAATTGAAAGATATGGAAATGCAAAGGAAAAAACAAAGTGAATTTGAAAAGGTTTTGGAAATCAACGATAAATTGGCCAAAGAGCAAAAACATCAAAAGGATTTGTGTAATAGGGTTTTGAATAAAAATGCAGTTTCGAAAGAGTTTTATAATCAGTTTAATAGGAGCTCGcgttaa